In a single window of the Trichoderma breve strain T069 chromosome 6, whole genome shotgun sequence genome:
- a CDS encoding amino acid permease domain-containing protein: MDLERNMTDKQSIELTHVQSTHGGEVREVEAGGGLKKNLESRHITMIALGGALGTGLLIGTGSALVEAGPAGVLIDYSIVGCVVFLVMSALGEMVSYMPLPHGFGGFATRFIDPALGFATGYVYFFKYLLAAPNQLSAFALIFQFWVGDRVSPAVFITVGLVLILVINSVNVRVFGEFEFWLSSLKIIILCGVILLMLILALGGGPTHDRTGFRYWHDPGAFVEYKLHGSAGKFVGVWSALVQAVYAFTGTELVGMTVGEAKHPRLAMPRAVKMTFFRIVFFYVLSVFFLGMVVPSNSTELIFATKSSASAAASPFVVAIRLAKIHGLDHVINGCLIVFVFSASTSDLYIATRTLHAIAVDNKAPQIFKRTSNQGVPFYALDFCALFCSLGYLSVGDGSKVVFGYLTNVVTVFALLTWISILVTHIFFRRACKVQQIPRDRIPYTAPLGIYGSFAALIFLVILTLTKGFQVFIGGFDYRSFIVQYIGIPV; the protein is encoded by the exons ATGGATCTCGAAAGAAACATGACTGATAAACAATCTATCGAACTCACCCATGTGCAGAGCACCCATGGGGGAGAGGTCAGAGAAGTTGAAGCAGGCGGAGGATTGAAGAAAAATCTGGAAAGCCGTCACATAACTATGATCGCTCTAGGCGGTGCTCTTGGAACAGGACTCCTTATTGGAAC TGGATCTGCACTTGTCGAAGCTGGCCCTGCAGGCGTGCTCATCGACTACTCCATCGTCGGATGTGTGGTATTCCTAGTCATGTCTGCTTTGGGAGAGATGGTGTCATACATGCCGCTACCTC ACGGTTTCGGAGGCTTTGCTACCCGTTTTATTGATCCTGCATTAGGATTTGCGACGGGATATGTGTACTTTTTCAAATatcttcttgctgctcccAATCAGCTTTCGGCATTTGCCCTTATTTTCCAG TTTTGGGTTGGAGATCGTGTCAGCCCAGCGGTGTTTATCACGGTTGGCCTagtcttgatcttggtgaTCAACAGCGTCAATGTTCGTGTCTTTGGAGAATTTGAATTCTGGCTCTCCTCTCTGAAGATAATCATCCTTTGTGGAGTCATTCTCTTAATGTTAATACTGGCCCTAGGAGGCGGTCCGAC ACACGACCGCACCGGCTTCCGATATTGGCACGACCCTGGTGCCTTTGTCGAATACAAGTTACATGGGAGCGCCGGTAAATTTGTTGGTGTCTGGAGTGCTTTGGTGCAGGC AGTGTACGCGTTCACGGGCACCGAGCTGGTCGGAATGACCGTTGGAGAAGCGAAGCATCCCAGGCTAGCAATGCCACGGGCAGTCAAGATGACGTTCTTTCGGATTGTCTTCTTTTATGTGCTTTCGGTCTTTTTCCTGGGCATGGTGGTCCCGTCCAACAGCACGGAGCTCATATTTGCTACCAAGTCCTCTGCGAGCGCTGCGGCCTCACCGTTTGTCGTGGCAATTCGACTGGCAAAGATTCATGGTCTTGATCATGTTATAAACGGCTGCTTGATTGTGTTTGTattttcagcttcaacctcaG ATCTCTACATTGCCACTAGAACCTTGCACGCCATTGCGGTTGATAACAAAGCTCCTCAAATCTTTAAAAGAACGTCAAACCAAGGTGTACCATTCTATGCACTTGACTTTTGCGCCTTATTCTGCAGCTTGGGGTATTTGAGCGTCGGTGATGGGTCGAAAGTCGTGTTTGGCTATCTCACCAACGTGGTGACAGTCTTTG CACTTTTGACGTGGATTTCGATCCTGGTTACGCACATATTCTTCCGAAGAGCTTGTAAAGTCCAACAAATACCGCGCGACAGGATACCCTACACGGCGCCGTTGGGCATATATGGATCTTTCGCAGCTCTGATCTTTTTGGTGATTCTCACATTGACCAAGGGCTTCCAAGTGTTTATTGGGGGATTTGACTATAGAAGCTTCATCGTGCAGTATATTGGCATCCCAGTATAA
- a CDS encoding aminotransferase class I and II domain-containing protein, translating to MLDGIEAGPLDEMYTLKKQADGDTCDQKADLGVGIYRNEAGIYQEMDCIKQAKVELSKQNLGHDYEVTTGNPEFLQHAARLIFGENCLRLAANHVASVQTISGTGANHLAVLLLAKCIVPQPKVFIGTPSWGNYKPMLDLVGLLTVEYSHYDETNRALNFPSILGTITSAPRNSVFIFQSCCHNPTGADPSQEQWHELAMALRAGDHIPLFDSAYQGLGRGLDEDSFAVRLFAKLGFSMIVCQSFSKNFGLYGERCGALHVLCGTAEAASATQDRLRCLIRWEFSSSPAYGSRLVNIIQSSAYLKQMWVTELSAMRHRLYELRQQLYNLLSKVLKTPGHWGHIIEECGLFSFLKLSPRQCSVLIQQFHIYLPPNGRINISGLNKSNIERVARAIDYVVRLPDA from the exons ATGCTGGACGGCATTGAAGCTGGCCCTCTGGATGAAATGTATACGCTGAAAAAACAGGCCGACGGCGATACGTGCGATCAAAAAGCCGATCTCGGTGTTGGTATTTATCGGAATGAGGCAGGCATTTATCAAGAAATGGATTGCATTAAACAG GCCAAAGTTGAGCTCTCAAAGCAGAATCTAGGCCATGAT TACGAGGTTACCACAGGAAACCCGGAATTTCTGCAGCATGCAGCTCGGCTCATTTTTGGCGAAAACTGCTTGCGCCTTGCGGCTAATCAC GTTGCTTCAGTACAAACCATCTCCGGTACTGGGGCAAACCATCTTGCTGTACTTCTTTTGGCCAAGTGCATCGTGCCGCAGCCAAAGGTATTCATTGGCACACCATCCTGGGGCAATTACAAACCGATGCTCGACTTGGTAGGATTGTTAACGGTCGAGTACTCGCATTACGATGAAACTAATCGCGCCCTCAActttccatccatccttggGACCATTACGTCGGCCCCTCGCAATAGTGTATTCATCTTCCAGAGCTGTTGTCACAATCCCACTGGCGCAGACCCATCGCAGGAGCAGTGGCACGAGTTGGCAATGGCGCTTCGGGCTGGTGACCATATTCCGCTTTTCGACTCGGCCTACCAGGGACTTGGAAGAGGACTTGATGAGGACTCATTCGCTGTACGACTGTTTGCCAAGTTGGGCTTCAGCATGATTGTTTGTCAGTCCTTTTCGAAAAACTTTGGTCTGTATGGTGAGCGATGTGGTGCTCTTCACGTCTTATGCGGCACTGCAGAGGCAGCAAGCGCAACGCAGGATCGTCTGCGATGCTTAATAAGGTGggaattttcttcttctccagcctaCGGCTCCCGTCTGGTAAACATTATCCAAAGCTCGGCGTATTTAAAACAGATGTG GGTTACGGAGTTGTCTGCAATGAGACATCGTCTGTACGAACTGCGGCAACAGTTGTACAATTTGCTGAGTAAAGTTCTCAAG ACGCCTGGGCATTGGGGACACATTATCGAAGAATGTGGCTTGTTCTC ATTCCTCAAGCTATCGCCGCGACAGTGCTCGGTCCTAATCCAGCAGTTCCATATTTACCTTCCACCCAATGGCCGTATCAATATTTCCGGCCTTAACAAGTCGAATATAGAAAGGGTTGCGAGAGCAATTGATTATGTCGTTCGCCTCCCGGATGCATAA
- a CDS encoding CFEM domain-containing protein, which translates to MKFTLVLATFAAVVYGQTIDDIPECARTCIENAVLAAGCSSGTDVACACANFSAVQNGSTSCVIAACGVDVAINQVLPATQALCANQ; encoded by the exons atgaagttcaCTCTCGTCCTTGCTACCTTTGCCGCCGTCGTCTACGGTCAAACCATCGATGACATTCCCGAATGTGCTCGTACTTGCATCGAAAACGCTGTTTTAGCCGCTGGTTGCTCGTCTGGAACTGACGTCGCATGCGCTTGCGCAAATTTCAGTGCTGTTCAGAATGGCTCTACTAGCTGTGTCATTGCTGCTTGTGGCGTTGATGTCGCCATTA ACCAAGTTCTGCCTGCCACCCAGGCTCTTTGTGCCAACCAGTGA
- a CDS encoding UDP-glucose/GDP-mannose dehydrogenase family, NAD binding domain-containing protein, which produces MASLLDSVKTLSLNGSVKEVNGDKIAIRNICCVGAGYVGGPTAAVIAFQNPHIKVTVVDRDVTRIRRWNSRHPPIYEPGLHDIVRIARDGGRETDISGQSSEGIASEKGETKVARREGNLFFSTDVAGHIAEADIVLVAVNTPTKERGVGAGSATDMTAFEAVTGFVAQYAREGAIIVEKSTVPCRTAQLVADTLAMHRPGVHFEILSNPEFLAAGTAVNDLLYPDRILIGSAPTPSGKRAAEALLEVYAAWVPRERILTTNVWSSELAKLVANSMLAQRISSINSISAVCEQTGADVDEVARAIGVDPRIGNKFLMAGIGFGGSCFKKDVLNLVYLADTMGLPEVGEYWRQVVKMNEYARDRFTNRVIKCLNNTLVGKKVTILGYAFKKNTSDTREAPALEMIKTLLEERPREIAVFDPCCNPFVVKNEIKALLGPEITASVHVYGNAYDACKDSTAVVIATEFDEFRNQPIPVAAPKPVDQPEPKMLGRKPNPKADPRPFKESAPTENDLLALHKHLVQRDGQTSDDPLDRFNVEPDCDESCPDCIQAKESKETGFATGMGSAEEYKPKERLDWVRIAETMAKPRWVFDGRGVIDSREMVKLGVRVESVGRQHRF; this is translated from the exons ATGGCCTCACTTCTCGACTCGGTCAAGACCCTCAGCCTCAATGGCTCCGTAAAGGAGGTCAACGGCgacaagattgccattcGCAACATCTGCTGCGTTGGCGCTGGCTATGTCG GTGGCCCTACCGCCGCGGTCATTGCTTTCCAGAACCCTCACATCAAGGTCACCGTTGTCGACCGAGACGTGACCCGTATCCGCCGATGGAACTCGCGCCATCCTCCCATCTACGAGCCCGGCCTGCACGACATTGTCCGCATTGCCCGTGATGGCGGCCGCGAGACCGACATCTCTGGCCAGTCCTCCGAGGGAATCGCCTCCGAGAAGGGCGAGACCAAGGTTGCTCGCCGAGAGGgcaacctcttcttcagcaccgACGTCGCCGGCCACATTGCCGAGGCCGACATTGTCCTGGTGGCCGTCAACACCCCCACCAAGGAGCGCGGTGTTGGTGCCGGCAGCGCCACAGACATGACTGCTTTCGAGGCCGTCACTGGCTTCGTGGCCCAGTATGCGCGTGAGGGCGCCATCATTGTCGAGAAGAGCACTGTTCCCTGCCGAACTGCTCAGCTCGTGGCAGACACT CTCGCCATGCACCGCCCCGGTGTCCACTTCGAGATCCTGTCCAACCCCGAGTTTTTGGCCGCCGGTACCGCCGTCAACGATTTGCTGTACCCCGACCGAATCCTCATCGGCTCCGCTCCCACTCCCTCCGGCAAGCGGGCCGCCGAGGCTCTGCTCGAGGTCTACGCCGCTTGGGTTCCTCGTGAGCGTATCCTGACTACCAACGTGTGGTCATCTGAGCTTGCCAAGCTGGTCGCCAACTCCATGCTGGCCCAGCGAATTTCcagcatcaactccatctctgccGTCTGCGAGCAGACTGGCGCTGATGTCGACGAGGTCGCCCGTGCCATCGGTGTCGATCCCCGTATCGGTAACAAGTTCTTGATGGCCGGTATTGGTTTCGGCGGCAGCTGCTTCAAGAAGGACGTTCTCAACCTCGTCTACCTGGCCGACACTATGGGCCTCCCTGAAGTTGGTGAATACTGGAGACAGGTTGTCAAGATGAACGAGTACGCTCGTGATCGATTCACCAACCGCGTGATCAAATGCCTCAACAACACCCTTGTTGGCAAAAAGGTCACCATCCTCGGCTACGCCTTCAAGAAGAACACCTCAGATACTCGTGAGGCTCCTGCTCTGGAGATGATCAAGACGCTCCTGGAGGAGCGACCCCGCGAGATCGCTGTCTTCGACCCTTGCTGCAACCCGTTTGTCGTCAAGAACGAGATCAAGGCCCTTCTCGGACCCGAAATCACAGCCAGCGTCCACGTCTACGGCAATGCCTACGACGCCTGCAAGGACAGCACAGCGGTCGTCATCGCTACCGAGTTCGACGAGTTCCGCAACCAGCCCATCCCCGTGGCTGCTCCCAAGCCCGTAGATCAGCCCGAGCCCAAGATGCTTGGCCGCAAGCCCAACCCCAAGGCAGACCCCAGACCGTTCAAGGAGTCGGCCCCCACAGAGAACGATCTCTTGGCGCTGCACAAGCACCTGGTGCAGCGCGACGGCCAGACTTCCGATGACCCTCTGGACCGATTCAACGTCGAGCCCGACTGCGACGAGAGCTGCCCCGACTGCATCCaggccaaggagagcaaAGAGACGGGCTTTGCCACTGGCATGGGCAGCGCCGAAGAGTACAAGCCCAAGGAGCGACTGGACTGGGTGCGCATTGCCGAGACCATGGCCAAGCCCCGATGGGTGTTTGACGGCCGCGGTGTCATTGACTCTCGCGAGATGGTCAAGCTGGGAGTTCGCGTCGAGAGTGTCGGTCGCCAGCACCGCTTCTAG